In Hamadaea flava, a genomic segment contains:
- a CDS encoding ABC transporter ATP-binding protein: MTALIEARDVTLSFGETPALRGASFRAEAGEIVAVMGPSGSGKSTLLHCLAGILVPDSGEVTFTGDRIDQMSETRRSALRRDRFGFVFQFGQLVPELTAQENVALPLLLGGVRRAAAMERARVWFERLGLSGMEGRRSGELSGGQAQRVALGRALVAEPEVLFADEPTGALDSLTGEQVMELLVGSAREQGTTVVLVTHEPRVAAYADREVIVRDGRVAMTEGVAS, translated from the coding sequence ATGACCGCCCTGATCGAGGCCCGCGACGTCACGCTGTCCTTCGGCGAGACCCCGGCCCTGCGCGGCGCGTCCTTCCGGGCCGAGGCCGGCGAGATCGTCGCGGTCATGGGACCGAGCGGCTCCGGCAAGAGCACCCTGCTGCACTGCCTCGCAGGCATCCTCGTGCCCGACTCCGGCGAGGTGACCTTCACCGGGGACCGGATCGACCAGATGTCCGAGACCCGCCGCAGCGCGCTGCGGCGCGACCGGTTCGGCTTCGTCTTCCAGTTCGGCCAGCTGGTGCCCGAGTTGACCGCCCAGGAGAACGTCGCGCTGCCGCTGCTGCTGGGGGGCGTACGCCGGGCGGCGGCGATGGAACGTGCCCGCGTCTGGTTCGAGCGACTCGGTCTGTCCGGAATGGAGGGTCGCCGGTCGGGTGAGCTGTCGGGCGGGCAGGCACAGCGGGTCGCGCTTGGCCGAGCCTTGGTCGCCGAACCCGAGGTGCTGTTCGCCGACGAGCCGACCGGCGCTCTGGACTCGCTGACCGGCGAGCAGGTCATGGAGTTGCTCGTCGGCTCGGCCAGGGAACAGGGCACCACCGTCGTCCTGGTCACGCATGAGCCCCGCGTCGCCGCGTACGCCGACCGCGAGGTCATCGTCCGGGACGGCCGTGTCGCGATGACCGAAGGCGTCGCGTCGTGA
- a CDS encoding PadR family transcriptional regulator, which translates to MTVPLTLLGLLEREPSHGYELKRDYDAYFGRGRPLPFGQVYATLSRLARDGKVVISDVGKGDGPDRKRYIITDVGATEVDAWLTEPVEPEPHLQTILFSKVVLALMLGRPAEEYLDTQRRAHMQRMRELTEIRRSGGMVDALLADHGLFHLEADLRWIDLTAARLDTLAKEIRR; encoded by the coding sequence ATGACGGTGCCTCTGACCCTCCTCGGCTTGCTCGAACGCGAACCGAGTCACGGATACGAGCTGAAGCGGGACTACGACGCCTACTTCGGGCGCGGGCGGCCGCTGCCGTTCGGCCAGGTGTACGCCACCCTCAGCCGGCTGGCCCGGGACGGCAAGGTCGTCATCAGCGACGTCGGCAAGGGCGACGGCCCGGACCGCAAGCGCTACATCATCACCGACGTCGGCGCGACCGAGGTCGACGCCTGGCTGACCGAGCCCGTCGAGCCCGAGCCGCACCTGCAGACCATTCTCTTCTCGAAGGTGGTGCTGGCGCTCATGCTCGGCCGGCCCGCCGAGGAGTACCTCGACACCCAGCGGCGCGCCCACATGCAGCGGATGCGCGAGCTCACCGAGATCCGGCGCAGCGGCGGCATGGTGGACGCCCTGCTCGCCGACCACGGCCTGTTCCACCTCGAAGCCGACCTGCGCTGGATCGACCTGACCGCCGCCCGGCTCGACACGCTGGCGAAGGAGATCCGCCGATGA
- a CDS encoding winged helix DNA-binding domain-containing protein, protein MIITWDRAFAWRMRRHLLDRPARGTSAVDVAHRLCGVQAQVASSAEQAIAARQATAPAGQVAQALRDRKLVKTWAMRGTLHLLTPADTPALLALMAATKTWEKPVWQRNFVTAAQLAAITEAAWTALDGAALTREQLSQAVLERSSDPSLAEHLASGWGAVLKPLAYQGLLVYGPSDGSRVTFTRPDTYLDGWPGLPDTAEAARVAIPAYLGAYGPAAPEAFNQWIARGVLRKTDLKKWYADLTADGVIAAVEVDGTPAYAVADQVDAIASAKPFDEVRLLPAFDQYVLGPGTQDERLIGPGRRAEVSKAAGWISPVVIHRGRVAGVWDTDGDTVSVRLFQERSAVPRKQIEAEAARIAGGTPKVEIAVG, encoded by the coding sequence GTGATCATCACCTGGGACCGAGCATTCGCCTGGCGCATGCGCCGTCACCTGCTCGACCGTCCGGCTCGCGGCACCTCCGCCGTCGACGTCGCGCATCGGCTCTGTGGCGTGCAGGCCCAGGTGGCCTCCAGCGCCGAGCAGGCGATCGCGGCCCGGCAGGCCACCGCGCCGGCCGGCCAGGTCGCCCAGGCGCTGCGGGACCGCAAGCTGGTGAAGACCTGGGCGATGCGGGGCACGCTGCACCTGCTGACCCCAGCCGACACTCCGGCCTTGCTGGCTCTGATGGCCGCGACCAAGACCTGGGAGAAACCGGTCTGGCAGCGCAACTTCGTTACCGCGGCCCAACTGGCCGCGATCACCGAGGCCGCCTGGACCGCCCTGGACGGCGCCGCCCTGACCCGGGAGCAGCTCAGCCAGGCCGTCCTCGAGCGCAGCTCCGACCCCTCGCTCGCCGAGCATTTGGCATCCGGCTGGGGCGCGGTGCTCAAACCGCTGGCGTACCAGGGATTGCTCGTCTACGGGCCGAGCGACGGCAGCCGGGTCACCTTCACCCGGCCCGACACCTACCTCGACGGCTGGCCCGGCCTGCCCGACACGGCTGAGGCTGCGCGCGTGGCCATCCCGGCCTACCTGGGTGCGTACGGTCCGGCCGCGCCCGAGGCATTCAATCAGTGGATCGCGCGCGGTGTGCTGCGCAAGACCGACCTCAAGAAGTGGTACGCCGACCTCACGGCCGACGGCGTGATCGCCGCGGTCGAAGTCGACGGGACTCCGGCGTACGCGGTGGCCGACCAGGTCGACGCGATCGCCTCGGCGAAGCCGTTCGATGAAGTACGCCTCCTGCCTGCTTTCGACCAATACGTGCTCGGCCCCGGTACGCAGGACGAGCGGCTGATCGGACCCGGGCGGCGAGCCGAGGTCAGCAAGGCGGCCGGATGGATCTCACCCGTGGTGATCCACCGGGGCCGGGTGGCCGGAGTGTGGGACACCGACGGCGACACCGTGTCGGTGCGGCTGTTCCAGGAACGGTCGGCGGTTCCGAGGAAGCAGATCGAGGCTGAGGCGGCCCGGATCGCCGGTGGCACACCGAAGGTGGAGATCGCCGTCGGTTAG
- a CDS encoding ROK family transcriptional regulator, with amino-acid sequence MLTSPTAPGAEAASDEGPRRNLGALLRRLHLAGPMSRAELAEEMNLNRSTIMALTTRLSAAGLVRERQPGGLGRSGRPSLVVTPAADRAYVLAFDVAVDRLTAARVSLGGQVQDRRIATRSRSGPDLDAVVGVLAEFGRDLHRAARPGAVCVGVGASYCGMIRPGDGTVRYGPYLGWVDQAFGTELRDQLGLGLPVRVGNEAHLGAWAEYLRGAGVGVRNLIYLHGDVGVGGGIIVGGEALDGESGYGSELGHMVVNPHDGRPCSCGARGCLEAEVGERALLDEAGLPADVIGREAVRDVVEAALRGDPASRRAVDHVGDWLGIGVANLINLFNPGMLVFGGIMRDVYLGARERVDRRIAAHVLPVSRHRVRLEVAALGDDTTLAGAAELGFADLLANPLGVMASLDA; translated from the coding sequence ATGCTGACCAGCCCGACCGCACCCGGAGCCGAGGCCGCCTCCGACGAGGGACCTCGGCGGAATCTGGGCGCGCTGCTGCGGCGGCTGCATCTGGCCGGTCCGATGTCCCGGGCCGAGCTGGCCGAGGAGATGAACCTCAACCGCAGCACCATCATGGCCCTGACGACCCGGCTGAGCGCCGCCGGTCTCGTGCGCGAACGGCAACCCGGCGGGCTCGGCCGCTCCGGCCGCCCCTCGCTGGTCGTCACGCCCGCCGCCGATCGCGCGTACGTGCTGGCCTTCGACGTCGCGGTGGACCGGCTGACCGCCGCCCGGGTGTCGCTCGGCGGGCAGGTGCAGGACCGGCGGATCGCCACCCGGTCGCGTTCCGGGCCCGACCTGGACGCCGTGGTGGGCGTACTCGCCGAGTTCGGGCGGGACCTGCACCGCGCGGCCCGGCCCGGCGCGGTCTGCGTCGGAGTCGGCGCGTCCTACTGCGGGATGATCCGGCCAGGCGACGGCACCGTCCGGTACGGGCCCTACCTGGGCTGGGTGGACCAGGCCTTCGGCACCGAACTACGCGACCAGCTCGGGCTGGGGCTGCCGGTCCGGGTCGGCAACGAGGCGCACCTTGGGGCGTGGGCCGAATATCTGCGGGGCGCCGGCGTCGGCGTACGCAATCTGATCTATCTGCACGGCGACGTGGGTGTGGGCGGCGGTATCATCGTCGGCGGCGAGGCGCTCGACGGCGAGAGCGGCTACGGCAGCGAACTCGGCCACATGGTGGTCAACCCGCACGACGGCCGGCCGTGCTCCTGTGGCGCCCGCGGCTGCCTGGAAGCGGAGGTGGGGGAGCGGGCGCTGCTCGACGAGGCCGGCCTGCCCGCCGACGTCATCGGCCGCGAAGCCGTCCGTGACGTGGTCGAGGCGGCGCTGCGGGGCGACCCGGCGTCGCGGCGGGCGGTCGACCACGTCGGCGACTGGCTCGGCATCGGGGTCGCGAACCTGATCAACCTGTTCAACCCGGGGATGCTCGTCTTCGGCGGGATCATGCGCGACGTCTACCTGGGCGCCCGCGAACGGGTGGACCGCCGCATCGCCGCCCACGTCCTGCCGGTCTCCCGGCATCGCGTACGCCTGGAGGTGGCCGCGCTCGGCGACGACACCACCTTGGCCGGGGCGGCCGAACTCGGATTCGCCGATCTGCTGGCCAACCCCCTCGGAGTCATGGCTTCACTGGACGCCTAA
- a CDS encoding STAS domain-containing protein, which translates to MEIATSQQGGIVAVTVTGDVDLLSREELGRSLADAVRDADQGVEVDLSGVDFLDSSGMSTLLTGRRAADEAGLTFRVVAAGDLVRRVMVLTGVWPLLTGQAHG; encoded by the coding sequence ATGGAGATCGCCACTTCGCAGCAGGGCGGCATCGTCGCCGTCACGGTGACCGGTGACGTGGACCTGCTCTCCCGGGAGGAGCTCGGGCGGAGCCTCGCCGACGCCGTCCGCGACGCGGACCAGGGCGTCGAGGTCGACCTGTCCGGCGTCGACTTCCTCGACTCCTCCGGCATGTCGACGCTGCTCACCGGCCGCCGGGCGGCCGACGAGGCGGGCCTGACCTTCCGGGTCGTCGCCGCCGGCGACCTCGTCCGCCGGGTGATGGTACTGACCGGCGTCTGGCCGCTGCTCACCGGGCAGGCCCACGGATGA
- a CDS encoding MerR family transcriptional regulator, translated as MGTVQDEMTIGRFARLCRLSVKQLRHYDEAGLLRPARVDPATGYRYYVPAQARDALTVALLREIDLPLAVITAVLATPEPDRGRLLTAERDRLAERIDRDRARLALLDRLASGHPDHEVVRTTEPARRFAVVRATADPGRIGAAYGECVGRLLATLAGQPWTPPLWGLYPLDLPDGAADGMAVAAAAETDAITTLETVDLPAADVVSTVHHGPYAELPLAYHTLFAWIHERGLTPVGPARETYLVGPGEAEPADLLTRVILEVRP; from the coding sequence ATGGGAACCGTGCAGGACGAGATGACCATCGGCCGGTTCGCCCGGCTCTGCCGGCTGAGCGTGAAGCAGCTGCGCCACTACGACGAGGCGGGGCTGCTGCGGCCCGCCCGCGTCGACCCGGCCACCGGCTACCGCTACTACGTGCCGGCTCAGGCCCGCGACGCGCTCACCGTCGCGCTGCTGCGCGAGATCGACCTGCCGCTCGCGGTCATCACGGCGGTCCTGGCCACGCCCGAACCGGACCGCGGGCGGTTGCTGACCGCCGAACGCGACCGGCTCGCCGAGCGCATCGACCGCGATCGGGCCCGGCTCGCGCTGCTCGATCGGCTCGCGTCCGGTCACCCCGATCACGAAGTGGTACGCACAACGGAGCCGGCGAGACGGTTCGCCGTCGTCCGGGCGACCGCCGATCCCGGGCGCATCGGGGCGGCGTACGGCGAATGCGTCGGACGGTTGCTCGCGACGCTCGCCGGTCAGCCCTGGACCCCGCCGTTGTGGGGCCTGTATCCGCTGGACCTCCCGGACGGCGCGGCCGATGGCATGGCGGTCGCGGCCGCCGCCGAGACGGACGCGATCACCACGCTGGAGACGGTGGACCTGCCGGCCGCCGACGTCGTCAGCACCGTCCATCATGGACCGTATGCCGAGTTGCCCCTGGCGTACCACACCTTGTTCGCCTGGATCCACGAGCGGGGACTGACCCCCGTGGGCCCGGCGCGCGAGACCTACCTGGTGGGGCCCGGCGAGGCCGAGCCCGCCGACCTGCTGACCCGCGTGATCCTGGAGGTACGCCCGTGA
- a CDS encoding PP2C family protein-serine/threonine phosphatase produces MTASRDPEMLDRIRAVTDAELSHLPADALLTELVVRTRALLDVDTATILLLDPTGRELITAATVGLEEELQLDIRVPMGVGFAGRVAASGESLIIEHVDRGDVFSHVLIDHHVTSMAGVPVLLAGRVVGVLRVGSIAARPFTEDDIELLRLVADRAGVAANTRLSQTERVATLALQRSLLPVRPPEIPGLDIAVRYIPGAAVGVGGDWYDMFTLPSGHVGLVIGDVAGNGLQSAVVMGRIRSALRAYALESTDPADVLTRLDRKIQLFEPGAMATAAYGVVEPDRTSVTFSVAGHLMPVVLDPGGRGHLLDAPVDLPLGALPDAARRTTTLALTPRTGLLLYTDGLVERRRQSIDDGIGKLLAGLAGSDAEGLCASATANMLHNEAVNDDVAVVGVRLT; encoded by the coding sequence ATGACGGCAAGCCGCGATCCCGAGATGCTCGACCGCATCAGGGCGGTCACCGACGCCGAACTGTCACACCTGCCCGCGGACGCGCTGCTCACCGAGCTCGTCGTGCGGACGAGGGCGTTGCTGGACGTCGACACCGCGACCATCCTCCTGCTGGACCCGACCGGGCGGGAACTGATCACCGCCGCGACCGTCGGTCTGGAGGAGGAGTTGCAGCTCGACATCCGGGTGCCGATGGGCGTCGGCTTCGCCGGGCGGGTGGCGGCCAGCGGCGAGTCGCTGATCATCGAGCACGTCGATCGCGGCGACGTCTTCAGCCATGTGCTGATCGACCACCACGTGACCTCGATGGCGGGCGTCCCCGTGCTGCTCGCGGGCCGCGTCGTCGGCGTGCTGCGGGTCGGCAGCATAGCGGCCCGGCCGTTCACCGAGGACGACATCGAACTGCTGCGGCTGGTCGCCGACCGGGCCGGGGTGGCCGCGAACACGCGGCTGTCGCAGACCGAACGTGTGGCGACCCTCGCCCTGCAACGCAGTCTGCTGCCCGTCCGGCCGCCGGAGATCCCGGGCCTCGACATCGCCGTGCGCTACATCCCCGGCGCCGCCGTCGGTGTCGGCGGCGACTGGTACGACATGTTCACCCTGCCGTCCGGTCACGTCGGCCTGGTCATCGGCGACGTCGCCGGGAACGGTCTCCAGTCGGCCGTCGTCATGGGCCGCATCCGCAGCGCGCTGCGGGCGTACGCGTTGGAGTCGACCGACCCGGCCGACGTGCTCACCCGGCTCGATCGCAAGATCCAGCTCTTCGAGCCGGGCGCGATGGCGACTGCGGCGTACGGCGTCGTCGAGCCGGACCGGACCTCGGTCACGTTCTCGGTCGCCGGGCACCTCATGCCGGTCGTCCTCGATCCGGGCGGGCGTGGGCACCTGCTCGACGCCCCGGTCGACCTGCCGTTGGGCGCTCTGCCGGACGCCGCCCGCCGGACCACCACGCTGGCGTTGACGCCCCGGACCGGCCTACTGCTCTACACCGACGGGCTGGTGGAGCGACGCCGTCAGTCGATCGACGACGGTATCGGGAAGCTGCTGGCCGGGCTGGCCGGGAGCGACGCCGAGGGCCTGTGCGCCTCGGCGACGGCGAACATGCTGCACAACGAGGCAGTCAACGACGACGTGGCCGTGGTCGGCGTACGCCTCACGTGA
- a CDS encoding ABC transporter permease — protein sequence MIRLGLRFAVAGGREAVVRLITIAAAVALGVGLVLATLAAMNAVHSLNHRYAWMNTGLAPATAIDAVHADPLWWAPREDFYDADSIARVDVAATGPDSPIPPGLTRLPTAGEYFVSPKMHDLLAKAPSELLGERFPGHEAGIIGDAALPSPTSLVIIIGHDPAEAAKLPNAQQVTSIFGTSPEDCASCIVGYRSAGFDLILGVVAGALLFPVLIFIGTATRLTAARREQRYAAMRLIGATSGQISKMAVVEAAVAAAIGTLVGFGVFLVLRRPLAAIPFTGAPFFPEDMSLTVANVLWVAAGVPAAALVVAWLSLRRVRVSPLGVTRRVTPKPPRAYRLIPLVAGLAWLYYLNGHRPDTSIKQVAVFLPGFLVVMSGLVLAGPWLTMVGSRLLARRAQRPATLIAARRLSDNPQAGFRAVSGLVLAMFVTSVAVGAIGTIKEDRDALVYGFENGYVRQLFWPGPGPTGTPAVTDQLKTIAGVSDVFFLRSNPGFGPDQPGKYGDQPYVIACADLARHPELGSCPAGAEAVAISDFGIPKGMPVPPWPAAAITAEELERLPIASIQVANDGSIGAVERSRTLLEAAFTGVHRPIADRDYTKDTTNMFTGWVQLANVIILASLPIAGCSLAASVAGGLSDRKRPFSLLRLTGVSLRTLRRVVLLESVLPMMVVAVVAIGVGLLSAQLFLRAQMHTTLVPPGWDYYAMVAVGLVLSLAVIGGTLPLLRRMTGPEVARNE from the coding sequence GTGATCCGGCTCGGTCTGCGCTTCGCCGTCGCCGGCGGCCGGGAAGCCGTGGTCCGGCTGATCACGATCGCCGCCGCCGTCGCGCTCGGGGTCGGCCTCGTGCTGGCCACGCTCGCCGCGATGAACGCCGTCCATTCGCTCAACCACCGGTACGCGTGGATGAACACCGGCCTCGCCCCGGCGACCGCCATCGACGCCGTGCACGCCGACCCGTTGTGGTGGGCCCCGCGCGAAGACTTCTACGACGCGGACTCCATCGCGCGGGTCGACGTCGCGGCGACCGGCCCCGACTCGCCGATCCCGCCGGGCCTGACCCGGCTGCCCACCGCCGGGGAGTACTTCGTCTCCCCGAAGATGCACGACCTGCTCGCCAAAGCGCCGTCCGAGCTGCTCGGCGAGCGGTTCCCCGGCCACGAGGCCGGCATCATCGGCGACGCCGCGCTGCCGTCGCCCACCTCGCTCGTGATCATCATCGGGCATGATCCGGCCGAGGCCGCCAAGCTGCCGAACGCCCAGCAGGTCACCAGCATCTTCGGCACCTCGCCGGAGGACTGCGCCAGCTGCATCGTCGGCTATCGGTCGGCCGGATTCGACCTCATCCTCGGCGTCGTCGCCGGAGCGCTGCTGTTCCCCGTGCTCATCTTCATCGGCACCGCGACCCGGCTCACCGCAGCCCGTCGGGAACAGCGGTACGCGGCCATGCGGCTGATCGGCGCGACGAGCGGGCAGATCTCGAAGATGGCGGTCGTCGAGGCCGCTGTCGCCGCCGCCATCGGCACGCTCGTCGGCTTCGGCGTCTTCCTCGTCCTGCGAAGGCCGTTGGCGGCGATCCCCTTCACCGGCGCCCCATTCTTTCCGGAGGACATGTCCCTGACGGTCGCCAACGTGTTGTGGGTGGCGGCGGGCGTACCGGCGGCGGCGCTCGTCGTGGCCTGGCTGTCGCTGCGTCGCGTACGCGTCTCGCCGTTGGGTGTGACGCGGCGGGTCACCCCGAAGCCGCCGCGGGCGTACCGGCTTATCCCGCTCGTGGCCGGCCTGGCCTGGCTCTACTACCTGAACGGCCACCGGCCCGACACCAGCATCAAGCAGGTCGCCGTGTTCCTGCCCGGCTTCCTCGTGGTCATGTCCGGACTGGTGCTCGCCGGACCCTGGCTGACCATGGTCGGCTCCCGGCTGCTGGCCCGTCGGGCGCAGCGACCGGCCACCCTGATCGCCGCCCGGCGGCTGTCGGACAATCCGCAAGCCGGCTTCCGGGCGGTCAGCGGACTTGTCCTCGCGATGTTCGTGACCAGCGTGGCGGTCGGTGCCATCGGCACTATCAAGGAGGACCGCGACGCGCTCGTGTACGGCTTCGAGAACGGCTACGTGCGGCAGCTGTTCTGGCCGGGACCCGGGCCCACCGGTACGCCGGCGGTGACTGATCAGCTCAAGACGATCGCCGGGGTGAGCGACGTGTTCTTCCTGCGCTCCAACCCCGGCTTCGGCCCGGATCAGCCCGGCAAGTATGGCGACCAGCCGTACGTGATCGCCTGCGCCGACCTGGCCCGTCATCCTGAACTGGGCAGCTGTCCCGCCGGCGCCGAAGCGGTAGCGATATCCGACTTCGGAATTCCGAAGGGCATGCCGGTGCCGCCCTGGCCGGCGGCGGCGATCACCGCCGAGGAACTGGAGCGGCTGCCGATCGCCTCGATCCAGGTCGCCAACGACGGCTCCATCGGCGCGGTCGAACGGAGCCGGACGCTGCTCGAAGCCGCGTTCACCGGTGTGCACCGCCCGATCGCCGATCGCGACTACACCAAGGACACGACGAACATGTTCACCGGCTGGGTGCAGCTGGCCAACGTGATCATCCTGGCCAGCCTGCCGATCGCCGGATGCAGCCTGGCCGCCAGCGTCGCCGGTGGCCTCAGCGACCGCAAGCGGCCCTTCAGCCTGCTGCGGCTGACCGGCGTCTCGCTGCGCACGCTTCGGCGGGTCGTGCTGCTGGAGAGCGTCCTGCCGATGATGGTGGTGGCTGTCGTGGCCATCGGCGTGGGGTTGCTGTCGGCCCAGCTGTTCCTGCGGGCGCAGATGCACACGACGCTCGTGCCGCCGGGCTGGGACTACTACGCCATGGTCGCGGTCGGCCTGGTCCTGTCGCTCGCGGTCATCGGCGGCACCCTGCCGTTGCTGCGCCGGATGACCGGCCCGGAGGTCGCACGCAACGAGTGA
- a CDS encoding ATP-binding protein translates to MSELRARLDVPSGVDAPRGARKTVRQLLTAWGFTDGDWLDIADLVVSELVANAVRHGGGLLEIAVQAHETQVTISAADSTSVSPRRRTPDDTGGYGLALIEQLAAAWGVDDYEGGKLVWVRLWSHPAPLRPVT, encoded by the coding sequence GTGAGTGAGCTGCGTGCCCGGCTGGATGTGCCGTCTGGGGTCGATGCCCCGCGCGGCGCTCGCAAGACCGTTCGGCAGTTGCTCACGGCGTGGGGGTTCACCGACGGCGATTGGCTGGACATCGCCGATCTGGTCGTCTCGGAGCTGGTGGCCAACGCCGTGCGCCACGGTGGCGGGCTGCTGGAGATCGCCGTGCAGGCGCACGAGACTCAGGTGACCATCAGTGCCGCCGACAGCACGTCGGTGTCGCCCCGGCGGCGTACGCCCGACGACACGGGCGGCTATGGGCTGGCCCTGATCGAACAGCTCGCCGCGGCGTGGGGCGTCGACGACTACGAGGGCGGCAAACTGGTCTGGGTGCGGCTGTGGTCGCATCCGGCGCCGCTGCGCCCCGTCACGTGA
- a CDS encoding 2-phosphosulfolactate phosphatase → MISPYAQTPYAVRCDWGPIGADEVGPGTAVVAVVDVLSFTTTLTVAADQGIEVFPYRWRDERAAAFAAEKNATLAVGRSEVGPAQPVSLSPSTIRAAHGVTRLVLPSPNGSTVARRLAETGATVIGVSLRNARAAAAWTARTLPSGAAVAVVPAGERWKIDDSLRPAIEDLWGAGAFLQGLLDEGLGGLSPEAELAAAAYRHVSPHLRDALYACASGIELAGYGYPEDVEIASEVDSSTVVPVLDGDSFRPVPV, encoded by the coding sequence GTGATCAGTCCATACGCGCAGACCCCGTACGCGGTGCGCTGCGACTGGGGTCCGATCGGCGCGGACGAGGTCGGTCCCGGCACCGCCGTGGTGGCCGTGGTCGATGTGCTCTCCTTCACCACCACGCTCACCGTCGCGGCCGACCAGGGCATCGAGGTCTTCCCCTACCGCTGGCGCGACGAGCGGGCCGCCGCGTTCGCCGCCGAGAAGAACGCGACGCTGGCCGTCGGCCGGTCCGAGGTCGGCCCGGCGCAGCCGGTCAGCCTGTCGCCGTCGACGATCCGCGCCGCGCACGGTGTCACCCGGCTCGTCCTGCCGTCGCCCAACGGCTCCACCGTCGCGCGGCGGCTGGCCGAGACCGGCGCGACCGTCATCGGCGTATCGCTGCGCAACGCTCGCGCCGCCGCCGCGTGGACCGCCCGTACGCTGCCCAGCGGCGCGGCCGTCGCGGTCGTCCCGGCCGGCGAACGGTGGAAGATCGACGACTCGCTGCGCCCGGCGATCGAAGATCTGTGGGGCGCGGGCGCGTTCCTTCAGGGTCTGCTCGACGAGGGGCTTGGCGGTCTGTCGCCCGAGGCCGAGTTGGCGGCGGCGGCGTACCGCCATGTCTCCCCCCACCTGCGAGACGCGTTGTACGCCTGTGCCAGCGGCATCGAGCTGGCCGGCTACGGCTATCCGGAGGACGTCGAGATCGCGTCCGAAGTAGACAGTAGCACCGTGGTTCCGGTGCTGGACGGCGACAGCTTCCGCCCGGTCCCGGTCTAA
- a CDS encoding PHP domain-containing protein has protein sequence MLPTDGHVHSEWSWDAPHGAMEETCAQAVALGLPAIAFTEHVDHTKWTVEPAELDPFPHLKKLLDADDRVVPPVFDALGYLESLDRCRHRFPDLRIISGVELGEPHRHRDQVARLLAVGEFERILGSLHTIPWADKASEPPFHFRQRPPGDVLRDYLAELPSMITTAAEFGVLAHIDYAVRYWPADAEPFDPYAFEDEFRHALRTLADSGRVLEVNTRGPRNPEIVRWWYDEGGQAVGFGSDAHQPTGLAFQFAEAAAMVEAQGFRPGHHPYEFWVR, from the coding sequence ATGCTGCCGACCGACGGGCACGTGCACAGCGAATGGTCGTGGGACGCGCCCCACGGCGCGATGGAGGAGACCTGCGCGCAGGCGGTGGCGCTCGGGCTGCCGGCGATCGCGTTCACGGAGCACGTCGACCACACGAAGTGGACGGTCGAGCCAGCCGAGCTGGATCCGTTCCCCCACCTCAAGAAGCTCCTCGACGCCGACGACCGGGTCGTCCCGCCCGTCTTCGACGCGCTGGGCTACCTCGAAAGCCTTGACCGCTGCCGGCACCGGTTTCCCGACCTGCGAATCATCAGCGGCGTCGAGCTGGGCGAGCCGCATCGGCACCGGGACCAGGTTGCGCGGCTGCTGGCCGTCGGCGAATTCGAGCGGATCCTCGGCTCACTGCACACGATTCCCTGGGCTGACAAGGCTTCCGAGCCGCCCTTTCACTTCCGGCAACGCCCGCCCGGCGACGTCCTGCGGGACTATCTGGCCGAGTTGCCGTCGATGATCACGACGGCCGCCGAGTTCGGCGTACTGGCTCACATCGATTACGCCGTCCGCTACTGGCCGGCCGACGCCGAGCCCTTCGACCCGTACGCCTTCGAGGACGAGTTCCGGCACGCCCTGCGTACGCTGGCCGACAGCGGCCGGGTGCTGGAGGTCAACACCCGGGGGCCGAGGAATCCCGAGATCGTCCGTTGGTGGTACGACGAGGGCGGGCAGGCGGTCGGCTTCGGCAGCGACGCCCATCAGCCGACCGGGCTGGCCTTCCAGTTCGCCGAGGCGGCCGCGATGGTCGAGGCGCAGGGCTTCCGCCCCGGACACCACCCCTACGAGTTCTGGGTCCGTTAG